Within Pseudobacteriovorax antillogorgiicola, the genomic segment TGTCCAAACCTCAGTCACATAAATTAGGCTCACGGGTCTCATCGACCATGAAAAATAACAAATTCGGAAGACTCTAGGGGGGCCAGGCGAAAAACGACGCCGCCCACAAGAGACTAAGTCCATGAAATGCAATTCACTTCCTTGAATGAGGAAAAAAACTCATGTTCTCTGCAAAGATGCCGACTCCATACTTATTGAAAAAAATGCAGGGTATTGCTGATACTTGTGATTACTGATGGGAGGCACTGTCCAATGGAGCGCATTTTATTTGTCGATGATTCTGAGGACATTCGTGAAATATATGAGACACTTCTGACCAGTGCAGGCTACGATGTGATTTCTGCCAACGATGGTGAGGAAGCTTTCTCAGCCTACCATTCAAAACAACCAGCTATTGTGCTTACTGATATAATTATGCCCAAAATGTGTGGTATAGGATTAATCAAAAAAATCCGAGAAAATGATAGTGAGGTCCCTATCATTGCGATCTCCGGTGATCCGAGGCAAGCGCTCTTGTCATCTGAAGCGGGCGCCAACTTGTTTCTTGAAAAGCCATTTTGCTCTACAATTTTAGTAGAGAACATAAACAGGCACTTGGATCTATTAGCGGCACACCTCGACTCTGATCATGTCGCGACTCTTTGAGCCTGTGGGCCGCCGAACTTTTTTAGGAAATAGGCTATGAATCGATTCGAAGTTAAATGGATTGACAGCAAAACGGTAAAGGTTCTTGGGACGATCGACGAGAATTTTGTCTTTGAGGACGAAGTTGCAAAGTTCAAAGACGAGGTCTACATCGATCTTCAGGGCGTAGAGAGAATCAATAGCTGTGGAGTTCGTGAGTGGATCAAGGCCATCCTTAAAACCGAAGCGAAGATTCACTTCGTCAATTGTTCCTCTGTGATTGTTTCGCAATTTTCGATGATTCCAGAGTTTTTAGGCAAGCATGGTGTGGTTGAATCCTTTGAAACTCAGTTTGTTTGTGACAACTGTGGCCATGAAGAGTCGAAAATATTGAAGGTGGGTAAAGATATCCAACCAGGTCAGGAAATTTATGAAGAGGGCCCTGAAGTGGAATGCCCAGAATGCGGTAGCATGATGGAATGCGATCATAACCCAGAGCTATACTTCTCATTTCTTTCCGAAGTTAGCTAGCTCCATGTTTAGGCTGGCACTTGTTCCAGCCCTCGGAAGTCTTTCTTAATCTTACCTCTAAAATTAAAGCTCGGAATTTTTTGGATCAGGCCCTCGCTAACCTCATGGCCGAGACTAGTCGTATAAATCTTATGAAGGCAATAATCAGCACGGCTAATGGGCCTTTGGCGATTTAGATCCTTCTCCAGCTGTGAGTATTCCTGAAGTCTAATCTTTTCCTGCTCCTCAGAATTCTCTGTCGTCGACTTGAGAACTAAGGGGACGCCTTTTTCTATGGATGTGATAATGCGGTTTTTCAAGCTGCGAATCTTTTTGCGACGAGCTGGATTCTTACAGTTTTCACCCTTCTTTAGCTCTTTGAGGGCAATTTCAAGATCGTTATGCCGAGCGTAGGCCAACCCTAAATTATAGCGTACGAGGGCATCCAGTTCCTTTTTGCCTTCTGGTAGGGAGTCCAAGGCTCGCTTGTATAAGTTAATGCCTTCCGTATAGTTGCCACAGCGAATAAGAGTGACGGCTCGATTATTAGTGTAGGCCAAGACATCTTTAAACGACTGGAGTCGTTCCAAAAGCTTACGAGCAGCTTTAGTATGGCCATTCTGGATGGCACCTTTGGCCTCTGTTTCTGCAACCCGCTCATTATCATCAATGGAACGGGCCCGATTGAGAGCAGCTTCGAAACTCTCATTGTCCCCATTTTCAAGGTGACATTCGGCAATATTGCAAAGGTGATCCACGTTGAGAGGGGATACAAAACTACAGTTTTGAAGGCATCTTAAGGCAGCGTCGAACTCGCGAAGCTTCATGAGGCTGCGACCAAGGAGTTCCATGGCTTCTGGGGCTGGTCCACCATGATGGATTGCTTCCATAGCATGTTTTTTTGAGTGGATATAGCAGCCATTTTCATAGGCGATTTCTGCCTCAACTATGGCACGATCGGAATCTGTCATTCGGGGGTTGTTTAGAAGGGTCTTCTTCAAAAGCCTCACCTGATGATGATCTCCTTGGCTCAAGGCTTGGCGCAACTTATACTTCACTATCCCGGGGTCTCTTGGGGTGATAGATTCACGAATCGTCCAGACGACGGCTTTTTGAAATTGTGCTGGATCAATAGGCTTGGCTACGATTTGAGATGCTCCCAACTCCTGTACCATGGGCGTCTCACGGGCTTCAATCTCTTCGTTAATAATGATGAGAGGGACCTTACATTTTACGCGGTTTCGGATTTTATAGAGAAAAACAGGCCCGGGAAGAATAGGCAGTTGCCATTCCGAAATGATCAGATCCGGCTGCTTTTGCTTTCGGAGCCATGGTAGAGCTTTGATTGGGTTATCGAAGACAGTGACTTGATTGAAACCCATGTCCTCTACAAGTTTTCGTACAACATCTGCTGACTTCAAGTTTGAATCGATGATCAAGCAGCGATTGAATCCAAGCTTTTCCGCTACAATTTCTTGATCCGCGCTGCTTAAGGTATCGCTACCGGTATAATGCTGAAGGATATTTTTAGTCTCACTGCAATCGGGATCTACCAGATTGAGCTGATAGATGGTGTTTTTAGCCTCGTCATCGTCACTCATGCGAAACTGGTTTTCCGCAAGGCTCAATAGACTGTGGGTATCTCCGGGGTACACTTCCTGAAAGGCTTTTTCAAACGCGATGGTTTCTTCAGGGTTATCAATTTCATCCAGATAGCGCCGCAGGTATCGGGCAGAGATCTGGCTAAAGTCCCCATTTTGGTCCGTCAGTTCCTTCAGTAGTTTTTGTAGCTCCGCCTTCACTTCGGCAATCGTCAATGCTGTGCAGTGAAATGAAAAAAGGCCGAACTCGAAGCATTTAGGGGCGAGCGGATGCTTTTTGTCGTCTGCATAAGCGGAAACTTTGGTGTGGCGTAGCTGAGGATACTGATTGAGAACTTGGAGCAGTTGCAGAACATTGCCTTCATCATTGTCTTTTAAAGGAGTAAATACCCAATCTACCGAGTCCGTTTCGATGATTTCAAGAGCAGACTTGATGCTGGAGACCCCTGTTACATTCTTATACCCAAATTCCTTGAAAACGGATGTAATCACCTGCCTAATCGAGCTACTACTACCGACAGCTATGATCTTTATGCCTTTGTTTTCAAAGCGATTATGCA encodes:
- a CDS encoding response regulator, which gives rise to MHNRFENKGIKIIAVGSSSSIRQVITSVFKEFGYKNVTGVSSIKSALEIIETDSVDWVFTPLKDNDEGNVLQLLQVLNQYPQLRHTKVSAYADDKKHPLAPKCFEFGLFSFHCTALTIAEVKAELQKLLKELTDQNGDFSQISARYLRRYLDEIDNPEETIAFEKAFQEVYPGDTHSLLSLAENQFRMSDDDEAKNTIYQLNLVDPDCSETKNILQHYTGSDTLSSADQEIVAEKLGFNRCLIIDSNLKSADVVRKLVEDMGFNQVTVFDNPIKALPWLRKQKQPDLIISEWQLPILPGPVFLYKIRNRVKCKVPLIIINEEIEARETPMVQELGASQIVAKPIDPAQFQKAVVWTIRESITPRDPGIVKYKLRQALSQGDHHQVRLLKKTLLNNPRMTDSDRAIVEAEIAYENGCYIHSKKHAMEAIHHGGPAPEAMELLGRSLMKLREFDAALRCLQNCSFVSPLNVDHLCNIAECHLENGDNESFEAALNRARSIDDNERVAETEAKGAIQNGHTKAARKLLERLQSFKDVLAYTNNRAVTLIRCGNYTEGINLYKRALDSLPEGKKELDALVRYNLGLAYARHNDLEIALKELKKGENCKNPARRKKIRSLKNRIITSIEKGVPLVLKSTTENSEEQEKIRLQEYSQLEKDLNRQRPISRADYCLHKIYTTSLGHEVSEGLIQKIPSFNFRGKIKKDFRGLEQVPA
- a CDS encoding response regulator; translated protein: MERILFVDDSEDIREIYETLLTSAGYDVISANDGEEAFSAYHSKQPAIVLTDIIMPKMCGIGLIKKIRENDSEVPIIAISGDPRQALLSSEAGANLFLEKPFCSTILVENINRHLDLLAAHLDSDHVATL